The following are encoded in a window of Castanea sativa cultivar Marrone di Chiusa Pesio chromosome 5, ASM4071231v1 genomic DNA:
- the LOC142635105 gene encoding uncharacterized protein LOC142635105, giving the protein MAFSVWGKDMIGRIAPKASNGHEYILVAIDYFTKWVDAASYPILKAKHMARFLENNIKCQFGGKRVVKAASKNVKNILAKMVVTYEDWAEKLPFTLLGNRTSLHALTGATPYSSAYGSEVVLPIKVEIQSLRLLVEIEVLEEDWAKARYEQLALIDEKRARAQYHAQGYQKRIARPFNKKVKSRNLKKGDSVLKVLRDETFDPR; this is encoded by the exons ATGGCCTTCTCTGTTTGGGGCAAAGATATGATTGGAAGGATAGCTCCTAAGGCTTCAAATGGGCATGAATACATCCTGGTGGCAATtgactatttcaccaagtgggtggacgCTGCCTCCTACCCTATATTGAAGGCTAAGCATATGGCTCGGTTCTTAGAAAACAACATTAAATGTCAGTTTGGG GGTAAGAGGGTTGTAAAAGCAGCTAGTAAGAATGTGAAGAACATCCTAGCCAAGATGGTAGTGACATACGAAGATTGGGCCGAGAAGCTTCCGTTTACCTTATTGGGTAATAGAACTTCTCTCCATGCGTTGACTGGGGCAACACCTTACTCTTCGGCTTATGGTAGTGAGGTGGTGCTTCCTATTAAGGTGGAGATACAATCTTTGAGGTTATTGGTGGAAATTGAGGTCCTAGAAGAGGATTGGGCTAAGGCGAGATATGAACAATTGGCTTTGATAGACGAGAAAAGAGCTAGGGCACAATATCATGCACAAGGGTACCAAAAAAGGATTGCTAGACCATTCAACAAGAAAGTGAAATCGAGAAACCTTAAAAAAGGGGACTCGGTCCTAAAGGTGCTTAGAGACGAGACTTTTGATCCAAGATGA